One genomic window of Solanum stenotomum isolate F172 chromosome 9, ASM1918654v1, whole genome shotgun sequence includes the following:
- the LOC125876330 gene encoding cyclin-U1-1, with protein MLDEGGSDEFHRRPDPSPADAATPRVLTILSYVLEKLVARNDQLLVLGRQVAHDNGLMSNGEGDPQRVLGKNFNAFHGIRAPNISIPKYLERLYKYTNCSPSCFVVGYVYIDRLGHKYPDSLLVSLNVHRLLVTSVMVASKMLDDAHYNNAFYARVGGVSNAELNKLELELLFLLDFGVNVSARVFESYCQYLEKEMLSNGPTLKIEKSVISSTTSTVDDATEISVEDTDHTSSPSQLLD; from the exons ATGCTAGACGAGGGCGGCAGCGACGAATTCCACCGCCGGCCGGACCCGAGCCCTGCCGATGCAGCTACCCCTCGGGTCCTAACCATCTTGTCTTACGTGCTCGAAAAGCTCGTAGCACGGAATGATCAATTGCTAGTGTTGGGCCGTCAGGTTGCTCATGATAATGGACTCATGAGCAACGGGGAAGGCGACCCACAGAGGGTATTAGGAAAGAATTTTAATGCGTTTCATGGGATTCGAGCACCGAATATAAGTATACCGAAATATTTGGAGAGGTTATACAAGTATACGAATTGTAGCCCGTCTTGTTTTGTGGTGGGGTATGTGTATATTGATAGATTGGGGCATAAGTATCCAGATTCTCTCTTGGTTTCTTTGAATGTGCATAGGCTGCTTGTTACTAGTGTCATGGTTGCTTCCAAAATGCTCGATGATGC ACACTACAACAATGCATTTTATGCCCGAGTTGGAGGAGTAAGCAATGCAGAATTAAACAAGTTGGAGTTGGAGCTACTTTTCTTGCTAGATTTTGGAGTTAATGTGAGTGCACGAGTTTTCGAAAGTTATTGCCAGTATTTGGAGAAGGAAATGTTGAGCAATGGACCAACCCTCAAGATTGAAAAGTCAGTTATTAGCAGTACCACTAGTACTGTTGATGATGCCACTGAAATTTCAGTAGAAGACACTGATCATACTTCTTCACCATCACAATTGCTAGATTGA